The region ATTATCTAGCACAAGCTTATCATTAAATCTTTTAGTAATATTTTTAACTTCAACCATACTATTCATAAAATCACTTCCATTATTATGTCTTATACAACTATTTTATAAATTCCTATTGAAATTTGTAAGTCCTCATAGTAACTTTTAACATTACTTAAGTAACTATATTATTTTTAAATGCAAATATAGTCACTTGTGTTCTATCCCTTAAATTTAATTTAGAAAATATAGTGCTTATATTATTTTTTATAGTTCCCTCTGATAAAAATAGTTTTTCTGAAATTTCTTTATTTGATAATCCACTAGCTATTTCTTTTATGATATTAATTTCTTTATCACTCAAGCCATACTGTTCTTTCACATTTTTAAGAAAATTTTCTTTGTTATACTCACCATTTTCACTTATTATTTTTGAAGCTACTTCTGGATTAATTACCACATTTCCCTTAAATGCAGCCTTTATGCCTTCATATATAAGATCATAATCACTATCTTTTAATATATAACCTGATGCACCATATTTAAGTGCTTCATGAATATACTTAACATCATTAAATGTAGTTAAGATAAGTATTTTTATATCTTTAAATTCCTTTTTAATAAGTTTAGTTCCTAAGACTCCATCACACTTAGGCATTCTTATATCCATCAAAACCACATCAGGACACTTTTTTCTGCAAACTTTAAGTGCTTCCTCTCCATTCTGTGCTGATCCAACTACTTCAATATCATCATAAGTTTCAAGTATTATTTTAAGTCCATCAACCACTAATTTTTCATCATCAGCAATTACAACTTTAATTTTGTCCATCATTCTTCCCCCCAGAATATGCCTTAAGTTTCTCTTGCTTTGAGAGTTCTATCTTTACAGTAAAGCCTTCGTCAGCCTTACTTTTATATTCAAAATGCCCTCCTATTTCTCTTACTCTTTCACGCATACTTTTCATTCCAATACCTTCTACGATTTTATCACAGCCACATCCGTTGTCCCTTAAAGTTACAAGTAAATTCTTTTCACTAAATGCCATAGTTATATTTATGACCGTTGCCTTGCCATGTCTCGCACTGTTGGATAAAAATTCTTGAACTATTCTATATATTACAAAAGCTTGATCTGAATTTAAAGACCATTTCTTCTTTGTAAATGAAAGCCTAACATCTATATTGGACATTTTTTTAAAATTACTTATTAGTTCCTCAATGCTGAGTATTCCTTCGTACTCTTCAAATTCTTTAGGTTTTATTTCCCTTACAGCATTTCTTACCTCATCAAGGCTTGTTTGAGTGAATTTTCTCAAGTTGTGTGTTAAACTTTCCGCCTTTTTAGGATCTCTGCCTAATATCTTCTCTATAGCTCCAAGTTGAATTACCATCGTTGAAAGCGAATGTCCAACACTATCGTGTATTTCCCTGGAAATTCTATTTCTTTCCCTTAAGAGTGTAAGCTCCTCAATAGATGATGCATACATCTCTAAATCTCTATTTGCCTTTTTCAGCTTTTCTTCAGATATTCTAAGCCTATCATAGAGATCCTGTGCTTCGATTTTTTTTTCATTTTCGTATCTAGTAAAATAAAGTACAGCTATTATCATTATGGGGACACCTAAATTCATAAACTTATAGCTTATACTATAATTTATAGAAAAATAAATTCCAATACACACTATGATTACATTAAAAACAGCTGAAAAACTTTTTTTAAATATCACATTAGCATCTATAGAAAGCAGAATCAAATATGTAAATAAATATCCTCCAATAAAGTAATTAAAAATAACAACAAATACCATTTCAATCACAAAAGATATTGATTTATAGCTCTCTTTTGTCAATGAAAAGAATCTTATTTGGTTGTTAATTATAAATATGAGAATTAATATAACCATTTCCGCATTAAAATTTTTACTTTGAATAATCATTCCACCAAACATAAAAGCCATAGTAAAATATCTTATGAGTACAAATAACTTTTTATTGTCCATTTATTCCCTCCAAAAACTTTTACAATACCAATTTATATACTATAATAATATCATACAAATGTTTTTGGAGGTAGAATTATGTCAGTGTATGCAATATTGATTTTTTCATCTTTAATATATCTCGCAACAGGATTATTGTGCAAACACCATTCTTCTTATCCAGATGTTACAGTTGGATACCACAGCAAATTTGCACAAAAAAGTAACAGCACCTGGTTAGAAAGTAACATGTATGTGGGCAAGCTATTAACCACTATATCTATAATAGAACTAATATTATGTGCAGTTTTTAGATTATTTTT is a window of Clostridium pasteurianum DNA encoding:
- a CDS encoding response regulator transcription factor, with protein sequence MDKIKVVIADDEKLVVDGLKIILETYDDIEVVGSAQNGEEALKVCRKKCPDVVLMDIRMPKCDGVLGTKLIKKEFKDIKILILTTFNDVKYIHEALKYGASGYILKDSDYDLIYEGIKAAFKGNVVINPEVASKIISENGEYNKENFLKNVKEQYGLSDKEINIIKEIASGLSNKEISEKLFLSEGTIKNNISTIFSKLNLRDRTQVTIFAFKNNIVT
- a CDS encoding sensor histidine kinase; amino-acid sequence: MDNKKLFVLIRYFTMAFMFGGMIIQSKNFNAEMVILILIFIINNQIRFFSLTKESYKSISFVIEMVFVVIFNYFIGGYLFTYLILLSIDANVIFKKSFSAVFNVIIVCIGIYFSINYSISYKFMNLGVPIMIIAVLYFTRYENEKKIEAQDLYDRLRISEEKLKKANRDLEMYASSIEELTLLRERNRISREIHDSVGHSLSTMVIQLGAIEKILGRDPKKAESLTHNLRKFTQTSLDEVRNAVREIKPKEFEEYEGILSIEELISNFKKMSNIDVRLSFTKKKWSLNSDQAFVIYRIVQEFLSNSARHGKATVINITMAFSEKNLLVTLRDNGCGCDKIVEGIGMKSMRERVREIGGHFEYKSKADEGFTVKIELSKQEKLKAYSGGKNDGQN
- a CDS encoding SdpI family protein, whose protein sequence is MSVYAILIFSSLIYLATGLLCKHHSSYPDVTVGYHSKFAQKSNSTWLESNMYVGKLLTTISIIELILCAVFRLFFIPVYAILFFVLLTFPLTSIIATELHLRVHFNADGTKRG